GATCCGATGTGCAATGGCCTGCTCGTGTCCTCCTAATGCGATCAGGTCGTAGTCTGCCTCAAGTGCCTGAGATACTGACGCCGAAAGCGCCTGTCGAATGAAGGCGTATTCGGGGAGTCCGTCTTTGTAAAGTTCTCTTTTGGCGTCCATAGGCAACTCCTGGGATCAAGTTACTTCAACAACACCAGCAGCATCACCACCGGCGTCTTCGCCTTGATCGAGTGCTTCAAGTTCGCAGGCATGTGGACCCAAGTTCCTGCCTGCGCCTCTTGAGCATCACCACCGAGTCCCACGGTCGCTTCGCCCTTCACAAAGAACAGCATGGCCGGTTTCGCCGCCGTGTGTTCGGAGAGTT
Above is a window of Anatilimnocola aggregata DNA encoding:
- a CDS encoding cupin domain-containing protein, which codes for MTTYTHILDLAKEAEPPADGILSRTIHQDDRIKAVIFGFGQGQELSEHTAAKPAMLFFVKGEATVGLGGDAQEAQAGTWVHMPANLKHSIKAKTPVVMLLVLLK